The genomic segment TATGAATTGTACCCTCTGTTTTATATCCTTCAAGCTGGGACAGGTTCAAGGTCTCAGCAACCACTCCCTGGCCTGCAAAAGCTGCATCTCCATGAATAAGAACAGGAAGAACCTGATTTCGATTTCCGCCATCAATCATGTCCTGGCGTGCATAAGCAATTCCTTCAACAACAGGATCAACAGATTCAAGATGACTTGGATTATTTACCAGAAAAATCTGGATATTCCGCTTGTTTGCCAGTTGAATATCAGCAAGATAGCCGTTATGATATTTAACATCCCCTGCACCAACCAGACTTTCGGGATTATAAGTGTTTATAAATTCCCTGAAAATTTCTTCATAGGGTTTATATAAAATATTGGTCAGTACATTCAGCCGTCCCCTGTGTGCCATTCCCAGGATAATTTCTTTGCAGTTGTTTTCAGATGCATGAAGCAAAAGAGCATCCAGTCCAGGAATAATGGCATCAGCACCTTCAAGGGAAAAACGGGTTTGCCCGATATATTTTTTATGAAGATAATTTTCAAAAAGAGCAGACTGATAAAGTTTATTAAGAATCCTGAGTTTTTCATCTTGTTTAAATTCAGGCTGATTTTTCACAGGTTCCATCCTGTCTTGAAGCCATTTGCGTTCCTGGGGATCCTGCAGGTGCATATACTCCACACCAACAGACCGGCAATAGGTCTGCCTGAGTTCCTGAATTATATCCTTAAGAGATGCAACTTTAGTTTTTGCAAATCTTCTTGTATAAAATTCTGTATTTAAATCATCTGGTAAAAGACCGAAAGCCGAAATATCAAGCAGCGGATGACTCATGGGACAGGATGCAAGAGGATCAAGACATGCCAGAAGATGCCCCATATCACGGTAACGGTATTTAAGAGCCTCAACCCTTGACTGCTGCAAGGTTCTGTCAAGGGTACATGCCTCTTCAGGAAGAGCTTCTATTGCTGGCATGGAATCAGGCCTGTCCCCAGCTGAATCACCTGCTGAAGTCTCTGTGCCTATTTCAAATCCTTTAAAAAAAAATCTCCAGTCTCTGGACAGGGATTCAGGCTCTTTTTTCCATATCTGATACTGCTGATCTATATAATCCAGGTTTAAAGTTTCAGGTATATCCATATTTATTTTCTCCCTTATTAAATCATTGATTTTTATCAACATTCAAACACTTAGATTTTAAAGTCAACAGAATTGGAAATCTGCATTCCCCTGGCATTCATGGCTTTGACAAAATCTTGGCCCTGGTTTTCAAAACCTGGAACCGAGGAAGCACAGTCTTTAAGAAAAACCATCTTTTTTATATGCTTTTCTTCAAAATTATCTGCAATATCTTCAATTGTAAATTTAAGACAGTGAGACAGGGCTTCTCCTGCAATAAGTATAATATCAGCTTTTTCAAGGGCTTTTATAAGATCATTGTTAAGCATGGTTAAAGGATCCCCGGGATCAGGCACATCAGCTTGAACCGCAGAATAATGCTCGGTTTTAAAATTACTTCCTTTGGCAACATAATTCACCATGGCAATATGATCTTTTTCCCATTTCTGCATTGCATGTGCAAGAACTGGAAACACATTATGCCCCCTGGTACCAATCAAGCAGTGCGGAGGCCAGATGCACAGGGGATAACGCTTGTTTATTTCCAGTTGAGACACATAATCCAGAACATATTTCTGATACTGGGCATTTGCGGGATGCCAAATATTTTTTTCCACATCTGCTTTTGTAATTATAGTAAAAGGATCAGGGTGTTCCCCTTTTAAATTCAGCCAGAATATGGGATGTGAAATATCAAATAAATGATGGGTATCAAGGGTGCAGTGAATATCACATATCTTGTCCCCAATCCTGTTTATCATATCTGCCAGACGCTCCATATCAGCATCAGCACCTGGAACAGCAAGCGCACCATCAGGTTCGCAAAAATCTATCTGGGGGTCTATAATAAGAAGATGAATTTTTTTCATATTTTGCCTCCTTTGTGGTTTTAACAAGTTTTATTGACTGACATGGTTTTATTTTTCCTTTTCCACAAGCCCTTTAACAAACCATCTCTGCATTAAAAGTACTACAAGAATAGGGGGAAGCATGACAATAAGCGCTCCTGCCATTGCAATATGCCAGTCAGGGAGATCCTCAGGTGAGGGAATAAGGTTTTTTAACCCTATAACTGCTGTTGTCATTTTTGGATCAGTTGTAATGAGCAGGGGCCAGAGATACTGATTCCAGCCATAAACAAATTCTATTACCACAAGGGCTGCAATATTGGTTTTTGAAAGAGGCAGGAGAATCTTTCTAAAAAAGATCATGGGAGAAGCCCCGTCCATTTTAGCAGCTTCGCAAAGTTCTTCCGGCACTGTAAGGAAAAACTGGCGGAATAAAAATGTACAGGTTGCAGAAGCCACCAGGGGAAGAATAAGCCCTGTATAACTGTCTAAAAGACTCCATTCCAGGCGCACATCTATTTCATGACCTGCAATCCAGGCTGCAGCAGTGTTAAGATGGAGAAAATCCCACACATATTGAAGTGGGCCAAAAAGATTGGCAGCCATTTCATATGTAGGCAGAATACGGACTTCAACAGGAAGCATGAGGGTACAGAAAACAGTAACAAAGGCAGCAGTACGAAAGCGGTAATCAA from the Desulfonema limicola genome contains:
- a CDS encoding ABC transporter permease subunit; the encoded protein is MVEKTPILDTITYLFLMTGIVVVCFPIIYTIIAATMTVEQVSKVPMPLIPGDQFITNIQAAWERGNLGTQLFNSFIMASGITFGKIAVSLLGAFSIVYFDYRFRTAAFVTVFCTLMLPVEVRILPTYEMAANLFGPLQYVWDFLHLNTAAAWIAGHEIDVRLEWSLLDSYTGLILPLVASATCTFLFRQFFLTVPEELCEAAKMDGASPMIFFRKILLPLSKTNIAALVVIEFVYGWNQYLWPLLITTDPKMTTAVIGLKNLIPSPEDLPDWHIAMAGALIVMLPPILVVLLMQRWFVKGLVEKEK